The proteins below come from a single Streptomyces sp. MRC013 genomic window:
- a CDS encoding N-6 DNA methylase — MEELTLDLENPRPTEPDASPEAVPQPQVTTLGEGQIVDYITNTPVKDSPKERVRQRIARALFHEHGISPGDMAADFPITVSTDGARTRKKKADIAIFAHGTEHSEENLRRVVVCKPEPKRGKNVVKLREPAQAQKDLQELKDLLGAEDRPQCTDGMWTDGVDFFFLKKIVNRFGATYEDRSDWDVAPESVGSRTVVSHQRLRRAEPEMLKTTFRRCHNYIHGNEGMPKDAAFWQFLYLLFAKMYDERKSRGTGRARFRTDMTEPFSDEGRAAIRKRIESLFEEVKAEYAPLNVFKQTDEITLSDRALAFIVSELAPYDLGGTDVDAKGVAYQELVGTNLRGDRGQYFTPRGAVRLMVEILDPKEDETVLDPTCGTGGFLQATLNHLHHTWQKEDGTYGFPDSPEQTERYRDKLRAYADKHLFGSDFDPFLVRATTMNIMTLANTTGNVFHMDSLAFPRGHLSGVEPAKAKIPLGETVDVLLTNPPFGADIPISDESVLGSFRDGVAKSWGRNKDTGELVESISKPTSMAPEELFIQRAIEWVKPGGRVGIVLPNGVLSNPGPTAEAIRRYILEQCWVLASVELPVETFIVDANVNILTTLLFLKKKTAQEVRNHRIGTEKPYPVFMAVAEKVGFDRRGNELYKRHPNGDVVMEATVERERIRINGKDEVRELKRSRPVVDNDLPVIAEKYREFRAKYPMPGADPRAASTGGQA, encoded by the coding sequence ATGGAGGAGCTGACCTTGGACCTGGAGAACCCGCGTCCCACGGAACCGGATGCATCCCCGGAGGCGGTGCCCCAGCCCCAGGTCACGACGCTCGGCGAGGGCCAGATCGTCGACTACATCACCAACACTCCGGTCAAGGACTCCCCGAAGGAGAGGGTCCGCCAGCGCATCGCGCGGGCCCTGTTCCACGAGCACGGCATCTCACCGGGGGACATGGCGGCGGACTTTCCCATCACAGTCAGTACGGACGGGGCCCGCACCCGGAAGAAGAAGGCCGACATCGCGATCTTCGCACACGGCACCGAGCACTCCGAGGAGAACCTACGCCGGGTCGTGGTCTGCAAGCCGGAGCCCAAGCGCGGCAAGAATGTGGTTAAGCTCCGTGAGCCCGCCCAGGCGCAGAAGGATCTTCAGGAGCTCAAGGACCTACTCGGCGCCGAGGATCGCCCGCAGTGCACCGACGGCATGTGGACCGACGGGGTCGACTTCTTCTTTCTCAAGAAGATCGTCAACAGGTTCGGTGCGACCTATGAGGACCGCAGCGACTGGGATGTCGCGCCCGAGAGCGTCGGCAGCCGTACGGTCGTCTCCCATCAGCGGCTGCGTCGAGCCGAGCCGGAGATGCTCAAGACCACCTTCCGCCGCTGCCACAATTACATTCACGGCAATGAAGGCATGCCGAAGGACGCCGCGTTCTGGCAGTTCCTCTACCTGCTCTTCGCCAAGATGTACGACGAGCGCAAGAGCCGCGGAACGGGCCGCGCCCGATTCCGGACGGACATGACGGAGCCGTTCTCCGACGAAGGCCGGGCCGCCATCCGCAAGCGGATCGAGAGTCTCTTCGAGGAGGTCAAAGCCGAGTACGCGCCGCTGAACGTCTTCAAGCAGACGGACGAGATCACACTCTCCGACCGGGCCCTGGCGTTCATCGTGAGCGAGCTTGCCCCGTACGACCTCGGCGGCACCGATGTCGACGCCAAGGGCGTCGCCTACCAGGAGCTGGTCGGCACCAACCTGCGCGGCGACCGTGGCCAGTACTTCACTCCGCGCGGCGCCGTTCGGCTGATGGTGGAGATCCTCGACCCGAAGGAGGACGAGACCGTCCTCGACCCGACCTGCGGCACCGGCGGCTTCCTTCAGGCCACACTTAACCACCTGCACCACACCTGGCAGAAGGAAGACGGAACATACGGCTTCCCGGACAGCCCCGAGCAGACGGAGCGCTACCGGGACAAGCTCCGCGCCTACGCCGACAAGCACCTGTTCGGTTCGGACTTCGATCCGTTCCTGGTGCGCGCCACCACCATGAACATCATGACCCTGGCGAACACCACAGGGAACGTCTTCCACATGGACTCCTTGGCCTTCCCACGAGGGCACCTGTCGGGTGTGGAGCCCGCGAAGGCGAAGATCCCGCTCGGTGAGACCGTGGACGTGCTGCTCACCAACCCGCCCTTCGGCGCGGACATCCCGATCAGCGACGAGTCGGTCCTGGGGTCGTTCCGAGACGGCGTCGCCAAGTCCTGGGGGCGAAACAAGGACACCGGCGAGCTCGTAGAGAGCATCAGCAAGCCGACGAGCATGGCTCCCGAAGAGCTGTTCATCCAGCGGGCCATCGAGTGGGTGAAACCCGGCGGCCGTGTCGGCATCGTCCTGCCCAATGGCGTTCTGTCCAACCCTGGCCCCACTGCCGAAGCCATCCGCCGCTACATCCTGGAGCAGTGCTGGGTCCTCGCCAGCGTCGAGCTGCCGGTGGAGACCTTCATCGTCGACGCCAACGTCAACATCTTGACTACGCTGCTCTTCCTGAAGAAGAAGACCGCCCAAGAGGTGCGCAACCACCGAATCGGCACCGAGAAGCCCTACCCAGTGTTCATGGCCGTCGCCGAGAAGGTGGGCTTCGACCGGCGCGGCAATGAGCTGTACAAGCGCCACCCGAATGGTGACGTGGTGATGGAGGCGACGGTCGAGCGCGAGCGGATCAGGATCAACGGAAAAGACGAGGTTCGCGAGCTGAAGCGGAGCCGGCCAGTCGTCGACAACGACCTGCCGGTCATCGCAGAGAAGTACCGGGAGTTCCGCGCGAAGTACCCCATGCCAGGAGCCGATCCCCGCGCCGCTTCCACCGGCGGCCAAGCATGA